The Laspinema palackyanum D2c region TTTATGCGGACATCAAAGTAATAAGCTTCATCAAAATCATTGGTATTTGGTTAAAGATTTACCTTTCAGTGAACATCCTACTTACTTGCGAGTCAATCGTCGGCAATTCAAATGCCAAACCTGCCAAAAACCTTTTAGCGAATCTCTCGATTATGTTAACCCGAAAAGAAATTATACGAAAAGGTTAACTTATAAAGTTATTGAAGAAGTCTTGGAGAGTAATATTCAAAGTGTAGCTCGACGATATGAGGTCACTGAAGAGGAAATTCAAACGATGCTAGAAGATGTGGGGTCTGAATTATTAAAAGAAAAACCTGCCCCATTTCGTCGTTTGGGAATTGATGAAATTTCTCAAAAAAAAGGACAAGGCAATTATTGCGCTGTTTTAGTAGATATAGATGCAGCAAAACCTGTAGCGATTGTGGATTCTAGGCGAAAAGAAGAATTGCTCAAAGTCTTGCAGGGATGGGGTTCAGAGATTTTAAAGTCTATAGAAGAAGTTAGTATAGATTTGTGGATGCCCTATAAAACACTGGTGGAAGAATTGCTTCCTCATGCTCAAATAGTTGCCGATAGATTTCATTTAATGAAAGGGCTTAATGAAGAGTTAGATGCTCAGAGGAAATTTGAAAAATATTTAATAAGCTCTCGAAAAAGTTATCCCGAAAAATCGGACTTTCTTTCGGCAATTAATAAGAGCAAGTATGCTCTAGTTAAAAACGAGAAGGATTTAACTGAAAACCAAACTAAAAAATTAAATGAGGTTAAAGTAAAGTTTCCTCAACTCGCTATCATGCACGATCTAAAAGAAGAGTTTAGAGATATATTTGAATCAAAACATCAAGGAACAGAGGGATTGGTTAAGTTAGTAGATTGGCTGTTTAAAGCTCAACAATCTTTTCCCACTTTTACAAAAACAGTTATTCGATGGTTTCCAGAAATTGTCAACTATTTTGAGAATCGCAC contains the following coding sequences:
- a CDS encoding ISL3 family transposase, which encodes MPSKAQCHTMSQLLDLAGVWVKDYKIHKEIGLVLQIESPQKSADCPLCGHQSNKLHQNHWYLVKDLPFSEHPTYLRVNRRQFKCQTCQKPFSESLDYVNPKRNYTKRLTYKVIEEVLESNIQSVARRYEVTEEEIQTMLEDVGSELLKEKPAPFRRLGIDEISQKKGQGNYCAVLVDIDAAKPVAIVDSRRKEELLKVLQGWGSEILKSIEEVSIDLWMPYKTLVEELLPHAQIVADRFHLMKGLNEELDAQRKFEKYLISSRKSYPEKSDFLSAINKSKYALVKNEKDLTENQTKKLNEVKVKFPQLAIMHDLKEEFRDIFESKHQGTEGLVKLVDWLFKAQQSFPTFTKTVIRWFPEIVNYFENRTSNGVVEGINNKLKVIKKSAYGLPKFENFRLRSLLNWMFT